In Candidatus Bathyarchaeum sp., the sequence CTCACGAACTCGCTTTATTTGAACGAATGTTGCGTACTATTTAGTGCATGGAGGTTTTGTGGTCTTACAGTACAGCTACTGAAACCAAAAGAAGAACCAAAAATGATGGAGCAGATAAAGGAGAGGATACAGCCTTTTCCTACAAAAGCATTTATCGAATATTTTGCACCATGGCTCCTTTTCTGTTTAGCAGATGCAATAACATCTCTTTTCCTTTACGTTGAAATAAAAAATATTTGGATTAACTCCGATTTGATAATATTATGTTTGGGTGGTATTTTTTGTTTAATAGGGGGAGTCTTATTGGATTTTGTGGGAAGAAAACATGTTGTGATAGGTACCACAATTGTTCTAGGTTTAGGATACGCTACAGTTGGACTTTTTCCATCTTTTCAATTTGCTTGGCTGATTTTTTCTATTGTATATGGAGCTAGTTGGGGAATACTCACTACGGTTTTCATGCTTGTTGTATGGGCAGATTTGGCATCAACCAGAATGAGGAAAAAAGTTTTCGCCATTGGAGTACTTCCTCCATTCGTGAGTAACGTCGTAGCTCAGTATTTGGAACCTTCCATTTCATCTTTTCCCATCGCGTCAACTTTTTCTCTTGTAGCGTTCTTCTTGTTTGCAGCTGTTATACCATTGTTCTATGCGCCTGAAACTCTGCCGAGAAGTGTAATAGAGCGACGAAGAATGGAAAAGTACATCAACAAAGCGAAGAAAGTAAAAGAGAAGATTAAGTAAAGAGCTTTAAAGCCGATCTAGCCGGTTAGCTATTTTTTCAAAGGCTTTAGTGAAAGGATGGTCAGGATTCTCCAAAACAAAAATACCTGTAGCTCTAGACTTGTTAACATCACAGTAGCAAGGGATAATTCCAAGTATGGGAACAGGAAAGGTTTGTTTTGCCTCAATTAGATACTTGTTTATGTCT encodes:
- a CDS encoding MFS transporter, whose amino-acid sequence is MRDVKISRKQFLLASIIGVNSISWSYLTASLIIMITAASNIPNFEKNFVYVAYFVSLATANLLGVKVSKKVKPLRFLHFWIILGGLTTLIPTVIQLSSIESLTVFSVILGSSVGIGLPSCLVYIVNMTEIEERGRVSGTILLVNYFIFPILVILTNSLYLNECCVLFSAWRFCGLTVQLLKPKEEPKMMEQIKERIQPFPTKAFIEYFAPWLLFCLADAITSLFLYVEIKNIWINSDLIILCLGGIFCLIGGVLLDFVGRKHVVIGTTIVLGLGYATVGLFPSFQFAWLIFSIVYGASWGILTTVFMLVVWADLASTRMRKKVFAIGVLPPFVSNVVAQYLEPSISSFPIASTFSLVAFFLFAAVIPLFYAPETLPRSVIERRRMEKYINKAKKVKEKIK